In a genomic window of Anomalospiza imberbis isolate Cuckoo-Finch-1a 21T00152 unplaced genomic scaffold, ASM3175350v1 scaffold_177, whole genome shotgun sequence:
- the LOC137466338 gene encoding LOW QUALITY PROTEIN: eukaryotic translation initiation factor 3 subunit C-like (The sequence of the model RefSeq protein was modified relative to this genomic sequence to represent the inferred CDS: inserted 1 base in 1 codon; deleted 1 base in 1 codon), with translation MGVSGKKQSFWGFGGENGILGVLWRKKRDFWDRNWDFWRKKRDFLGRFSGHFLGIFFPQLREVSGKFFLEFRGDFWGCFWHFWGCFLGQEKPKMFAKGTEITVGLVMKKLNEILQARGKKGTDRAAQIELLQHLVAVAHEHELGVPLELKIKFNIVASLYDYNPNLAAYMKPELWQRCLGCIEELLELLFAHPEIFVGENVLEESENLSNPSQPFRVRGCVLTLVERMDEEFTKIMQXTDPHSQEYVEHLKDEGRVCAIIARLQRYLQGKGSPEELCRVYLLRVLHTYYKFDYEAARRKGGAGQVRRDGQVRPDGQEKEDGQEKEDGQVKQDGQVKEEEEEDEDSEALMERLCRFVYAKDRTDRIRTCAILCHIYHHALHSRWYRARDLMLMSHLQDNIQHADPPVQILYNRTMVQLGICAFRQGLIKDAHNALLDIQSSGRAKELLGQGLLLRSLQERNAEQEKVEKRRQVPFHMHVNLELLECVYLVAAMLLEIPYMAAHEFDARRRMISKQFHHQLRVGERQPLLGPPESMREHVVAASKAMKTGDWRRCHRFVVNEKMNGKVWDLFPEADQVRAMLVRKIQEESLRTYLFTYSSVYDSISMETLAAMFELDLPTVHGIISKMIINEELMASLDQPTATVMMHRTEPTATQNLALQLAEKLGNLVENNERVLDQRQGAYGGYFRDQKDGGYRKGDGYLRRGGFRQERGNY, from the exons atgggagttTCGGGGAAGAAACAGAGTTTTTG gggatttgggggtgaaaaTGGGATTCTGGGGGttctttggaggaaaaaaagggatttttgggacagaaattgggatttttggaggaaaaaaagggattttttggggagattttcggggcattttttggggattttttttccccagctcagGGAGGTTTCGGGGAagtttttcctggaatttcggggagatttttggggctgtttttggcatttttggggctgttttttgGGGCAGGAAAAGCCCAAAATGTTCGCCAAGGGCACGGAGATCACCGTGGGGCTGGTGATGAAGAAACTCAACGAGATCCTGCAGGCGCGCGGCAAGAAGGGCACCGACAG GGCGGCGCAGAtcgagctgctgcagcacctggtGGCCGTGGCCCACGAGCACGAGCTGGGCGTGCCCCTGGAGCTGAAAATCAAATTCAACATCGTGGCCTCGCTCTACGACTACAACCCCAACCTGGCCGCCTACATGAAG CCGGAGCTGTGGCAGCGCTGCCTGGGCTGCATcgaggagctcctggagctgctctttgCCCACCCCGAGATCTTCGTGGGCGAGAACGTCCTGGAGGAGTCGGAGAACCTCAGCAACCCGAG CCAGCCGTTCCGGGTGCGCGGCTGCGTCCTGACGCTGGTGGAGCGCATGGACGAGGAGTTCACCAAGATCATGC ACACCGACCCCCACTCCCAGG AGTACGTGGAGCACCTGAAGGACGAGGGCCGCGTGTGCGCCATCATCGCGCGCCTGCAGCGTTACCTGCAGGGCAAGGGCAGCCCCGAGGAGCTGTGCCGCGTTTACCTGCTCCGCGTGCTCCACACCTACTACAAGTTCGACTACGAGGCCGCCCGCAGGAAGGGCGGGGCCGGCCAGGTGAGGCGGGACGGCCAGGTGAGGCCGGAcgggcaggagaaggaggacgggcaggagaaggaggacGGGCAGGTGAAGCAGGACGGGCAggtgaaggaggaggaggaagaggacgAAGATTCGGAGGCGTTGATGGAGAGGCTGTGCAG GTTCGTGTACGCCAAGGACCGCACGGACCGGATCCGCACCTGCGCCATCCTGTGCCACATCTACCACCACGCCCTGCACAGCCGCTGGTACCGCGCCCGCGACCTCATGCTGATGTCGCACCTGCAGGACAACATCCAGCACGCCGACCCACCTGTGCAG ATCCTCTACAACCGCACCATGGTCCAGCTGGGCATCTGCGCCTTCCGGCAGGGGCTGATCAAGGACGCGCACAACGCGCTGCTGGACATCCAGAGCTCCGGCCGCGCCAAGGAGCTCCTGGGCCAG GGCCTGCTGCTGCGCAGCCTGCAGGAGCGCAACGCCGAGCAGGAGAAGGTGGAGAAGCGCCGCCAGGTGCCCTTCCACATGCACGTCAACCTGGAGCTGCTCGAGTGCGTCTACCTGGTGGCCGCCATGCTGCTGGAGATCCCCTACATGGCGGCGCACGAGTTCGACGCCCGCCGGAGGATGATCAGCAAGCAGTTCCACCACCAGCTGCGCGTCGGCGAGAGGCAGCCGCTGCTGG GTCCCCCCGAGTCCATGCGGGAGCACGTGGTGGCCGCCTCCAAGGCCATGAAGACGGGCGACTGGCGGCGCTGCCACCGCTTCGTGGTCAACGAGAAGATGAACGGCAAAGTCTGGGACCTGTTCCCCGAGGCCGACCAGGTGCGCGCCATGCTGGTCAG GAAGATCCAGGAGGAGTCGCTGCGCACGTACCTGTTCACCTACAGCAGCGTCTACGACTCCATCAG CATGGAGACGCTGGCGGCCATGTTTGAGCTGGACCTGCCCACGGTGCACGGCATCATCAGCAAGATGATCATCAACGAGGAGCTCATG GCCTCGCTGGACCAGCCCACGGCCACGGTGATGATGCACCGGACGGAGCCGACGGCCACGCAGAACCTGGCGCTGCAGTTGGCCGAGAAGTTGGGGAACCTGGTGGAGAACAACGAGCGGGTGCTGGACCAGCGGCAGGGCGCCTACGGGGGGTACTTCAGAg ACCAGAAAGATGGCGGATACCGCAAGGGCGACGGGTACCTGCGGCGGGGCGGCTTCCGGCAGGAGCGCGGCAACTACTGA